A region of Lycium barbarum isolate Lr01 chromosome 3, ASM1917538v2, whole genome shotgun sequence DNA encodes the following proteins:
- the LOC132632267 gene encoding protein PARALOG OF AIPP2-like isoform X1, which translates to MSKHKERTINDLYNVTFTLSQPKITPLLRGNHRMQGPFDESICSFQSNTVSAEVSKESILCSRNQSVGGRLVSGTCNVCSTPCSSCIPTSQSQMESKVDQVSGGSGMINNLSFSVNDISSSNKTRKCETRQSSEINSAIHTSSSNLSFSANTEVKANARTSDVSSATSDGAVLAKLKDPKSLEGLDDNMSCIVRGDEANKLSSVGKMSGDRSSLQCSSTSSGKTINNQTSAGCVHVKNEADDGSTIGHSRRNESSGEANNKAPSEAISSRNAHSTGDYLENNHSSVKNDVASEASDDLPADTCPEKDDEKSVGSPVSSDTKDALQSHQMDESEDSDIEEQDVKVCDICGDAGREDLLAICCKCTDGAEHTYCMRKMLQKVPEGDWMCEECKFDEEMKNRKEVKSVKLDGNGKSYPTGKIAVGNTGLTIKTESKPSDFDGDIVSDAKISGKRRMDDTEVSSVAKKQALEPVSGSPKTLSPNRLPALSRESSFKNPDKGKLRSANQISSGGLAVHDTPAWGSRTQTSRGTFSKSNSFNSLAAKRKVQLVDEGFLLKQKLVRESVSLDAKESSSRSMGKSMSFRSINTSRNNVSESKVKMLSPKFSSAQDKGQMSTKERNQFERKNSFRSERSPSTSVPSRTDQRSAFRGDPSPLSSSSNIRDSRTGQVDSKPVSLLKSSGAVARRTQDVSVYSDEAKKQISHTSISPGALAANTISSSDQRTDQSSARDDSLSNSHIAERPTSSAGEGLSDELFQPSESKNVGERTKESSGRRLKQAGTGTKSLFCQKCKGSGHLADSCTVDVSELSASDVSAVRNTREAPNGTSNLKAAIEAAMLRKPGICRKNRVLDQSDDLAVSNTNSEATVQDPLSGSSSRRNLSSNEDGYVVSSNSMTGFHKQEIGSLGQLSVPPAEALAGAGNAFPILPSDEKSSLVDLLRYSQATMLILSRTAIPEHEYIWQGAFEVQKSGRILDLCDGIQAHLSSCASPNVVDTVNKFPQRVLFNEVSRLSTWPIQFQEYGVKEDNIALFFFAKDIGSYERCYKTLVENMIRNDTALKANLQGVELLIFPSNRLPEKSQRWNMMFFLWGVFRVKKASCMQHMQAAGKPSLAPQDIPKSVVSFPENVHCLRPVDNVTSANVSMDGEVIASKESGCPLVNGNVDSKVSQVCKGDSADTNVEHLERSSMSTVPSSHMNSALERRQFGIFQVGDAVRECKAEVQSSFTPAANTSSYLSTSEPVPMECGSLLDRQKPFGSVDEAAGHMPEKASVGSTGKGFSSTNGRKFEINLEDEYKDEEASETSGSATTEPTRKALNSDVLNHLKRPHSVETVMHSANSGVNQASRSFNDHDILVERAHYDKKLKTSIGGSYGNSEQTSCSSDDLLSRMHGSSYGPYLPDTGYDEALSKAAIPECSGSAARYFFPVDPNPVMTSSTPWQMRHPDYDRLSDRVPNLELALGGESSLLTQGIPPFLVGKADKKISQDQGGETHLLTQGIPPFLVGKVDKKIIQDQGGGEIHSLTPGIPPFLVGKVDKKVNQGQGGETHSLTPGIPPFLVGKADKKVSQDHSSAKEEAGVEEVEDVSASLSLSLSFPFPDKEQQKGSVSQTEQAIPETRRSNTFPLFFRGLGNK; encoded by the exons ATGTCTAAACACAAGGAACGAACTATCAATGACTTATACAATGTGACTTTCACTCTTTCCCAACCAAAG attaccCCTTTGTTGAGAGGAAACCATCGGATGCAAGGGCCATTTGATGAATCTATTTGTAGCTTCCAGTCGAATACG GTGTCAGCTGAAGTCAGTAAGGAATCGATTCTGTGTTCTCGGAATCAGAGTGTTGGTGGAAGACTAGTCTCTGGGACGTGTAACGTGTGTTCCACTCCTTGCTCATCTTGTATCCCCACTAGTCAAAGTCAAATGGAGTCAAAAGTTGATCAAGTATCGGGGGGAAGCGGTatgataaataacttaagtttCTCTGTCAATGACATTTCATCTTCTAATAAGACTAGAAAATGTGAAACTAGACAGAGTAGTGAAATAAACAGCGCAATCCACACAAGTTCAAGTAACTTATCTTTCTCTGCAAACACTGAAGTTAAAGCAAATGCAAGGACTTCTGATGTTTCATCGGCTACTTCAGATGGTGCAGTGCTTGCGAAGTTAAAGGATCCCAAATCTCTTGAAGGCCTTGATGACAACATGTCATGTATCGTGAGAGGAGATGAAGCTAATAAATTGTCCAGCGTTGGTAAGATGAGTGGAGACAGATCAAGTCTTCAGTGTTCTTCTACTTCTAGTGGGAAGACTATAAATAATCAAACTTCTGCTGGATGTGTACACGTGAAAAATGAGGCTGATGATGGTAGTACAATTGGCCATAGTAGGCGGAATGAAAGTAGCGGGGAAGCAAATAATAAGGCACCTAGTGAGGCGATCTCTTCAAGAAATGCACATAGTACAGGAGACTATTTGGAAAATAACCATTCATCAGTAAAGAATGACGTGGCATCTGAAGCTTCTGATGATCTGCCTGCTGATACTTGTCCCGAGAAGGATGATGAAAAGAGTGTTGGATCACCTGTTTCGTCTGATACAAAGGATGCTTTACAGTCTCATCAAATGGATGAGAGTGAGGATTCTGACATAGAGGAGCAAGAT GTGAAAGTTTGTGATATATGTGGAGATGCTGGTCGGGAGGATTTACTTGCCATATGTTGCAAGTGTACAGATGGTGCAGAACATAC TTATTGCATGCGAAAAATGTTACAAAAAGTTCCAGAGGGGGATTGGATGTGCGAGGAATGCAAATTTGACGAGGAAATGAAAAATCGGAAAGAAGTTAAATCTGTGAAGCTTGATGGAAATGGAAAAAGTTATCCTACTGGTAAAATTGCTGTTGGAAATACAGGCCTCACCATAAAAACGGAATCAAAACCTTCTGATTTTGACGGTGACATAGTTTCTGATGCCAAAATTTCTGGCAAGAGGCGTATGGATGATACTGAAGTTTCTTCTGTGGCAAAGAAGCAGGCTCTCGAACCAGTTTCGGGGTCACCCAAAACGCTGAGTCCCAACAGACTTCCTGCACTTTCTCGTGAAAGTTCATTTAAGAACCCAGATAAGGGGAAGTTAAGATCTGCAAATCAAATCTCCTCTGGAGGACTTGCTGTTCATGATACTCCAGCTTGGGGGTCACGAACACAAACTTCTAGAG GTACCTTTTCAAAGTCTAATTCTTTCAATTCCCTGGCTGCAAAACGAAAAGTGCAACTTGTCGATGAGGGCTTCCTGCTGAAGCAGAAATTGGTCAGAGAGTCTGTTAGTCTTGATGCGAAAGAGAGTTCTAGTCGATCAATGGGCAAATCTATGTCATTTAGATCGATAAACACAAGCCGCAACAATGTTTCTGAATCAAAGGTTAAAATGTTATCCCCTAAGTTTTCCTCTGCTCAGGACAAAGGACAAATGTCGACAAAAGAACGAAATCAATTTGAAAGGAAGAATTCTTTTAGATCAGAGCGTTCTCCCAGCACTTCTGTTCCTTCTAGAACCGATCAAAGATCTGCATTTCGAGGTGACCCTTCTCCACTTTCTTCCTCAAGTAATATCCGTGATTCGAGGACAGGTCAGGTTGACAGCAAACCTGTGTCATTATTGAAATCTTCTGGTGCTGTTGCTCGTAGGACTCAGGATGTATCTGTTTATTCAG ATGAAGCTAAGAAGCAGATATCACACACATCCATCTCCCCAGGAGCTCTTGCTGCCAATACAATTAGTAGCTCTGATCAGAGAACTGACCAGAGTAGCGCTAGGGATGATTCTTTGTCAAACTCTCATATCGCTGAGAGACCAACATCTAGCGCTGGTGAAGGTCTGTCAGATGAGCTGTTCCAACCGAGTGAGTCAAAAAATGTTGGTGAGAGAACAAAGGAGAGTTCTGGGAGACGCTTAAAACAAGCTGGAACTGGTACTAAGTCACTCTTCTGCCAGAAGTGTAAAGGAAGTGGTCACTTGGCAGATAGTTGCACTGTTGATGTGTCTGAATTATCCGCTTCTGATGTTTCTGCTGTAAGAAATACTAGAGAGGCCCCAAATGGCACCAGCAATCTTAAAGCTGCAATTGAGGCTGCTATGCTAAGGAAGCCTGGAATATGCCGGAAGAATAGAGTTTTGGATCAATCTGATGATTTAGCTGTGTCAAACACAAATTCTGAAGCAACAGTGCAAGATCCACTATCTGGTTCAAGTAGCAGAAGAAATTTATCTTCCAATGAGGACGGCTATGTGGTGTCATCGAACTCAATGACTGGCTTTCATAAACAGGAAATCGGTAGCTTGGGGCAGCTGTCAGTGCCTCCTGCTGAAGCTCTTGCCGGAGCAGGGAACGCGTTCCCTATTCTTCCGTCTGACGAAAAGTCTTCACTTGTTGATTTACTTAGATATTCTCAAGCAACAATGTTAATACTTTCGAGGACAGCAATTCCAGAGCATGAATATATATGGCA GGGTGCTTTTGAGGTTCAGAAGAGTGGGAGAATTCTTGACCTATGTGATGGAATTCAGGCTCATTTATCAAGTTGTGCATCACCCAACGTTGTTGACACAGTAAACAAATTTCCTCAAAGGGTCCTCTTTAATGAGGTATCACGATTGAGCACTTGGCCAATTCAATTTCAGGAGTATGGTGTTAAAGAAGATAATATTGCACTGTTCTTTTTTGCTAAAGATATTGGGAG CTACGAGAGGTGCTATAAAACTTTGGTGGAGAATATGATTAGGAATGACACGGCTCTCAAAGCTAATCTTCAAGGTGTCGAACTTCTGATATTCCCATCTAACCGACTTCCTGAAAAATCTCAAC GGTGGAATATGATGTTCTTCCTGTGGGGTGTCTTTAGAGTAAAGAAGGCAAGCTGCATGCAACATATGCAAGCAGCTGGAAAGCCATCTCTTGCACCCCAAGATATTCCAAAGTCAGTCGTGTCTTTTCCAGAGAATGTACATTGCCTCAGGCCTGTAGACAATGTTACAAGTGCTAACGTTTCCATGGATGGTGAGGTAATTGCTTCAAAGGAGTCTGGTTGTCCATTAGTTAATGGAAATGTTGATTCGAAAGTGTCCCAAGTATGCAAAGGTGACTCTGCAGACACAAATGTGGAGCATCTGGAGCGTAGCTCCATGTCTACTGTACCATCCAGCCACATGAATTCTGCCCTAGAGAGGAGACAATTTGGCATTTTCCAG GTCGGTGATGCTGTACGTGAATGCAAAGCGGAAGTGCAAAGTAGTTTTACTCCAGCTGCCAATACTTCGTCATATCTTAGTACAAGTGAACCAGTGCCAATGGAATGTGGTTCTTTACTTGATAGACAGAAGCCATTTGGTTCTGTTGATGAAGCTGCAGGTCATATGCCGGAGAAAGCTTCTGTGGGCAGCACGGGGAAGGGCTTCAGTAGCACAAATGGTAGGAAATTTGAGATAAATCTGGAAGATGAGTATAAGGATGAAGAGGCATCTGAAACAAGTGGAAGTGCAACTACTGAACCAACACGGAAGGCACTCAATAGTGATGTGCTGAACCACCTGAAACGTCCACATTCTGTTGAGACCGTGATGCATTCTGCTAACTCTGGAGTTAATCAGGCAAGTCGAAGTTTTAATGATCATGACATTCTAGTTGAAAGGGCACACTACGACAAAAAATTGAAGACTAGTATTGGTGGATCTTATGGTAACAGCGAGCAAACTAGTTGTTCCAGCGATGATCTGTTGTCACGGATGCATGGTTCCTCTTATGGACCCTATCTTCCGGATACTGGGTATGATGAAGCTCTGAGTAAAGCAGCTATCCCGGAGTGCTCGGGGAGTGCAGCAAGATATTTCTTCCCTGTTGATCCAAATCCTGTTATGACTAGCTCAACCCCTTGGCAAATGCGTCATCCAGACTATGATCGGCTTAGTGATAGAGTCCCAAATCTTGAGCTAGCATTAGGTGGTGAGTCAAGTTTGCTGACCCAGGGAATCCCACCCTTTTTAGTTGGGAAAGCAGACAAGAAAATCAGTCAGGACCAAGGTGGTGAGACACATTTGCTGACTCAGGGAATCCCACCCTTTTTAGTTGGGAAAGTAGACAAGAAAATCATTCAGGACCAAGGTGGCGGCGAGATACATTCGCTGACTCCGGGAATACCGCCCTTTTTAGTTGGGAAGGTAGACAAAAAAGTCAATCAGGGCCAAGGTGGCGAGACACATTCGCTGACTCCGGGTATACCACCCTTTTTAGTTGGGAAAGCAGACAAGAAAGTCAGTCAGGACCATTCTTCAGCGAAGGAAGAAGCTGGAGTGGAGGAGGTGGAGGATGTCTCTGCTTCTCTCTCGCTTtctctttcctttcctttcccAGATAAGGAACAGCAGAAAGGGTCTGTTTCACAAACTGAGCAGGCAATACCTGAAACAAGACGCAGTAATACGTTTCCTCTCTTCTTTCGGGGACTGGGCAACAAGTAG